A single genomic interval of Stenotrophomonas sp. ZAC14D1_NAIMI4_1 harbors:
- the tpiA gene encoding triose-phosphate isomerase produces MRRKIVAGNWKLHGSRQFATDLLGQVAAGLPKAGVEVVILPPLPYLGELVEDFGGTGLVFGAQDVSSNEKGAYTGEVCAAMLHEVGARYGLVGHSERRQYHNESSELVARKFAAALHAGLVPVLCVGETLEQREAGQTEAVIAAQLAPVLALVGGEGFATAVVAYEPVWAIGTGKTASKEQAQQVHAFIRGEVARIDARIADSLPILYGGSVKPDNAGELFAQPDVDGGLVGGASLVAADFLAIAQAAAAN; encoded by the coding sequence ATGCGCCGCAAGATCGTCGCCGGAAACTGGAAGCTGCACGGCAGCCGTCAATTCGCCACTGACCTGCTGGGCCAGGTGGCTGCGGGGCTGCCCAAGGCCGGGGTGGAGGTCGTCATCCTGCCGCCGCTGCCCTACCTGGGCGAGCTGGTCGAGGACTTCGGCGGGACCGGCCTGGTGTTCGGTGCCCAGGATGTCAGCAGCAACGAGAAGGGCGCCTATACCGGGGAGGTCTGCGCCGCCATGCTGCATGAGGTCGGTGCCCGCTACGGCCTGGTCGGCCACTCCGAGCGCCGCCAGTACCATAATGAAAGCAGCGAGCTGGTCGCGCGCAAGTTCGCCGCCGCCCTGCATGCCGGCCTGGTGCCGGTGCTGTGCGTGGGTGAAACCCTGGAACAGCGCGAGGCCGGGCAGACCGAGGCGGTCATCGCCGCCCAGCTGGCCCCGGTGCTGGCCCTGGTCGGGGGCGAGGGTTTCGCCACTGCCGTGGTCGCCTACGAGCCGGTCTGGGCCATCGGCACCGGCAAGACCGCCAGCAAGGAGCAGGCGCAGCAGGTCCACGCGTTCATCCGTGGCGAAGTGGCGCGCATCGATGCTAGAATCGCTGATTCACTGCCCATTCTTTACGGCGGCAGCGTGAAGCCCGACAATGCCGGGGAACTGTTCGCGCAGCCGGATGTCGATGGTGGGCTGGTCGGCGGCGCCTCCCTGGTGGCCGCGGACTTCCTGGCCATCGCGCAGGCGGCGGCTGCGAACTAA